From a region of the Coffea arabica cultivar ET-39 chromosome 3e, Coffea Arabica ET-39 HiFi, whole genome shotgun sequence genome:
- the LOC113735692 gene encoding putative receptor-like protein kinase At3g47110, producing the protein MRVFSNANTGVFSNASQISLIGNNKLCGGIPELEFPPCPVIKRKNRGKLKVIILLSIVLPATLLVLGALLLYFLVYQKRERRMVAGFSSMPLRIDELLRLSYHELLRATSGFSPANLIGSGNFGAVYKGRLEKHGNKLVAVKVLDLQKNGASKSFKAECKALRNIHHRNLVSIVSYCSTIDSKGDEFKALVYEFLENGNLDLWLHPAETTDQATLSSRPLRNRDCSL; encoded by the coding sequence ATGCGAGTTTTCAGCAATGCGAACACTGGAGTTTTCAGCAATGCGAGTCAAATATCACTTATTGGCAACAATAAACTCTGTGGAGGCATTCCAGAATTGGAGTTCCCACCTTGCCCAGTGATCAAgaggaaaaacagaggaaagcTGAAGGTTATCATATTGCTGTCCATTGTTTTACCGGCAACGCTTCTGGTTCTCGGTGCATTGTTGTTATACTTCTTGGTATatcaaaaaagagaaagaagaatggTGGCCGGATTCTCTAGCATGCCCCTAAGAATCGATGAGCTCTTACGGCTTTCTTACCATGAACTTCTTCGTGCAACTTCAGGATTTTCTCCAGCAAACTTAATTGGTTCAGGAAATTTTGGAGCTGTCTACAAAGGAAGGCTAGAAAAACATGGCAACAAGCTTGTAGCAGTTAAAGTTCTTGATCTTCAAAAGAATGGGGCTTCCAAAAGTTTTAAGGCCGAGTGCAAAGCATTGAGAAATATTCACCATAGAAACCTCGTTTCTATCGTGAGTTATTGCTCCACTATTGATTCCAAGGGTGATGAATTCAAAGCTCTAGTctatgagtttttggaaaatggaAATCTGGACTTGTGGCTGCATCCTGCAGAGACAACTGATCAGGCAACATTATCTTCACGACCACTGCGAAACAGAGATTGTTCATTGTGA